The Arachis ipaensis cultivar K30076 chromosome B07, Araip1.1, whole genome shotgun sequence genome includes a window with the following:
- the LOC107608928 gene encoding zinc finger CCCH domain-containing protein 25, giving the protein MNPLTLVKRIQSINSKEASLGIGEDASWHAKYKESAYVFVGGIPFDLTEGDLLAVFAQYGEVVDVNLVRNKGTGKSKGFAFLAYEDQRSTNLAVDNLNGAQILGRIIRVDHVDKYKKKEEEDEETERQKREARGVCRAFQRGECTRGASCKFSHDEQRAANTGWGQREDDTPKWGHDKFQGPKKERQSGNNQLNRIPESRDRDSRPRAHDNEKGSDTQPKRSERREEMWRRHDDDQGRENNSRRDEKRSKRHEDEDKLEGRDYNSRRDEKRSRRHEDDESEHRSREDRFRREGKRSRRSGFDDMESEPRDHCRREDQRSTRPDDVEFDHKSRDSNAREDNRSRKQDDNEFPGQPRESRKYNDDDFAGNREERRSRKHNEEDYAPQSREDYDRKRENRSYRNDSDRSDPKGRNDFDRRDEKRSRR; this is encoded by the exons ATGAATCCGCTAACCCTAGTGAAGCGCATTCAGAGCATCAACTCCAAAGAAGCCTCTCTCGGAATCGGCGAAGATGCTTCCTGGCACGCCAAATACAAAGAATCCGCTTACGTCTTCGTCGGCGGCATCCCCTTCGACCTCACCGAGGGCGACCTACTCGCCGTTTTTGCTCA GTATGGGGAAGTTGTGGATGTTAATCTCGTTAGGAATAAAGGTACCGGAAAATCCAAGGGTTTTGCCTTCCTTGCTTATGAAGATCAAAGGAGCACTAATCTTGCTGTTG ATAATCTGAATGGAGCGCAGATTTTGGGTAGAATTATTAGGGTGGATCATGTTGATAAGTATaagaaaaaggaagaggaagatgaagagaCCGAGCGCCAGAAGAGGGAGGCCCGAGGTGTCTGTAGAGCTTTCCAAAGAGGGGAATGTACTCGCGGCGCTTCGTGCAAATTTTCTCATGATGAGCAA AGAGCTGCAAACACTGGTTGGGGTCAACGTGAGGATGACACCCCAAAATGGGGTCATGAcaaattccagggtcccaaaaaGGAGAGACAATCTGGCAACAACCAATTAAATCGTATTCCTGAAAGTAGAGATAGAGATTCACGCCCGAGAGCCCATGACAATGAGAAAGGGTCAGACACCCAACCCAAGAGAAGTGAAAGAAGAGAGGAGATGTGGAGGCGGCATGATGATGATCAGGGGAGAGAAAATAACAGTAGAAGGGATGAAAAGAGATCTAAAAGGCATGAAGATGAGGATAAACTTGAAGGAAGAGATTATAACAGTAGAAGAGATGAAAAAAGATCAAGAAGGCATGAAGATGATGAGTCTGAACATAGGTCAAGAGAAGATCGATTTAGGAGAGAGGGGAAAAGATCTAGAAGGAGTGGTTTTGATGATATGGAATCTGAACCTAGAGATCATTGTAGAAGGGAAGACCAGAGGTCGACAAGACCAGATGATGTTGAGTTTGATCACAAGTCTAGGGATTCTAATGCAAGGGAGGATAACAGATCCAGGAAGCAAGATGACAATGAGTTTCCAGGTCAGCCAAGAGAATCAAGAAAGTACAATGATGATGATTTTGCTGGTAACAGGGAAGAAAGGAGATCAAGAAAGCACAATGAAGAAGATTATGCACCACAGTCAAGAGAAGACTATGACAGGAAGCGAGAAAACAGATCGTATAGAAACGATTCTGATCGATCGGACCCAAAAGGAAGAAATGATTTTGATAGGAGAGATGAGAAGAGGTCAAGAAGGTAA
- the LOC107608512 gene encoding uncharacterized protein LOC107608512, which translates to MAPRVKGKGVKGHRSSRTTAAAAISTTSTSSGTSVVPDFQSGSLSQQPYLMVPNPGYTGLPPPSWPTPGCMGPPPLPPPPISIPPPLRNFNLLVDSETPRSSSTSPPSETASVPNSVTKERLVSDGKTSWLPFPPGSQKITEIIKKRYDKSYKKFGDVPLPTKKLWFKEWKSHFLIDDDDDEFFWRAFKYRTSKRFSQMMSDIREGVDTTHEWLIPAYKKVLERYWETDEKWKNIRKKARENRASLLGGSVHCGGSIPLSSTIERMKKQLGRTPTHEEVFKETHTLKSDKSKWVDKRSQDTHEKFIKKLAEVQAQHAEAQAQGMELQPIDEDLIWEEVCGG; encoded by the exons ATGGCTCCTCGGGTCAAGGGTAAAGGTGTCAAGGGTCATAGAAGTTCTCGCACCACTGCCGCAGCCGCTATTTCAACCACCTCCACCTCTTCTGGGACTTCGGTTGTACCAGATTTTCAGTCAGGATCACTTAGCCAGCAACCGTATTTGATGGTACCTAATCCAGGCTACACAGGTCTTCCTCCACCAAGTTGGCCTACTCCAGGATGTATGGGTCCCCCTCCTCTACCCCCTCCTCCAATTTCGATTCCTCCTCCGCTTCGCAATTTCAATCTATTAGTTGATTCAGAGACACCTAGAAGCTCTAGTACATCTCCTCCATCAGAGACTGCATCGGTTCCTAATAGTGTCACAAAAGAAAGATTGGTTTCTGATGGAAAAACAAG TTGGTTACCTTTCCCTCCTGGTTCTCAGAAGATTACAGAGATCATCAAGAAACGATATGATAAATCGTACAAAAAGTTTGGAGATGTCCCTCTTCCGACAAAGAAGCTTTGGTTTAAGGAGTGGAAG AGCCACTTtcttattgatgatgatgatgatgagtttttCTGGAGGGCTTTCAAGTATAGGACAAGTAAGCGATTTAGCCAAATGATGTCTGATATCCGTGAGGGTGTGGATACAACCCACGAATGGCTAATTCCTGCTTACAAAAAGGTGTTGGAAAGGTACTGGGAAACAGATGAGAAATGGAAAAATATAAGGAAAAAAGCAAGGGAGAATCGAGCATCACTCTTAGGTGGTTCTGTCCATTGCGGTGGTTCTATCCCATTGAGCTCAACTATAGAGAGGATG AAGAAGCAGTTGGGCCGTACACCAACCCACGAGGAGGTCTTCAAAGAAACCCACACACTTAAAAGTGACAAGTCTAAATGGGTGGACAAGCGCTCTCAAGACACTCAT GAGAAGTTTATAAAAAAGTTAGCAGAAGTTCAGGCCCAACATGCCGAGGCTCAAGCACAAGGAATGGAGCTACAACCAATTGATGAAGATTTGATTTGGGAGGAAGTGTGTGGTGGGTAA
- the LOC107608761 gene encoding UDP-glycosyltransferase 71K2, which translates to MDDTELKNKAKLIFIPSPGIGHLSSALEFAKLLINRYNHLSITILCIKLTTTSVSDSYIKSDLSSQSQIELVNVPEIEPLPPELLLKAPLYYVLTFLQNLAPHVKETVQSILSSYPNSGSEPAVALVVDFVFASLIDVGRELSIPSYLYMPSNAGFLSLMLSLRNRRMEDVFNDSDPDILIPGISNLVPLKVLPDALLSKDGYVPCHMLAQKFIDTKGIIVNTFMEIEKYAIDALSDGKNPPIYAIGPLINPKSHPNSKLEQTQHDMILRFLDYQETSSVVFLCFGSRGSFSPSQTREIATALQRSGVRFLWAMRSPPNKASDDESALPEGFLEWMEGMGIICEWAPQIEILAHKAICGFVSHCGWNSILESLWFGVPMLTWPIYAEQQLNAFRMVKEFGLALELKLEYRTGSDVVMADEIEEGLKKLMEKDSIVHKKVQEMKDMARNAVLDGGSSFKSIGEFVDSI; encoded by the coding sequence atggaTGACACTGAGCTGAAGAACAAAGCAAAATTGATCTTCATTCCTTCACCAGGAATTGGTCACTTGTCTTCAGCTCTTGAATTTGCAAAACTTCTAATCAACCGTTATAACCACCTTTCCATCACAATCCTCTGCATCAAGCTCACTACCACCTCCGTTTCTGATTCATATATAAAATCAGATTTATCTTCACAATCACAAATCGAACTTGTCAACGTCCCTGAAATAGAACCACTTCCACCAGAGCTGCTACTGAAAGCTCCACTATACTATGTCTTGACCTTTTTGCAGAACCTTGCGCCGCACGTCAAAGAAACTGTGCAAAGCATTTTATCATCCTATCCGAATTCTGGGTCGGAACCAGCTGTTGCGTTGGTTGTCGATTTCGTGTTTGCTTCCCTGATTGATGTGGGAAGAGAACTGAGCATCCCTTCTTATTTATACATGCCATCAAATGCAGGATTTCTAAGTCTCATGCTTTCCCTCCGCAATCGTCGAATGGAGGATGTTTTCAATGATTCTGATCCTGATATACTGATTCCAGGTATCTCAAATCTTGTTCCTTTAAAGGTTTTACCTGATGCTCTTTTAAGCAAAGATGGATACGTTCCATGTCACATGCTAGCGCAGAAGTTCATAGACACCAAAGGTATCATTGTTAACACTTTTATGGAGATAGAGAAGTATGCTATTGATGCATTATCTGATGGGAAAAATCCTCCTATATATGCTATTGGTCCTTTGATTAATCCAAAATCTCATCCAAATTCAAAGTTAGAACAAACCCAACATGATATGATATTGAGATTTCTTGATTACCAAGAAACTTCTTCTGTTGTTTTTCTGTGTTTTGGGAGTAGGGGAAGCTTTAGTCCATCCCAAACAAGGGAAATAGCTACGGCGCTTCAGCGTAGTGGAGTTAGGTTCTTGTGGGCTATGCGTTCGCCACCAAACAAAGCCAGTGATGATGAGAGTGCCTTGCCAGAAGGGTTCTTAGAATGGATGGAAGGCATGGGAATCATTTGCGAATGGGCGCCACAAATTGAGATTCTTGCACACAAAGCCATTTGTGGCTTCGTGTCGCATTGTGGTTGGAACTCTATTTTGGAGAGCTTGTGGTTTGGGGTACCAATGTTGACATGGCCTATCTATGCAGAACAGCAACTGAATGCTTTTAGGATGGTGAAAGAGTTTGGATTAGCATTGGAGTTAAAACTGGAATATAGAACTGGAAGTGATGTTGTAATGGCAGATGAGATAGAGGAAGGACTGAAAAAATTGATGGAGAAAGATAGTATTGTGCACAAGAAGGTGCAAGAGATGAAAGATATGGCTAGGAATGCTGTCCTTGATGGTGGATCATCTTTCAAATCTATTGGAGAGTTTGTTGATAGTATATGA
- the LOC107608927 gene encoding UDP-glycosyltransferase 71K1, whose translation MIIKAKVKHKQKKSSPTTQRIEIMETNRAELIFIPTPGFGHLVSALELAKILINYDNDLSITILYIKFPFAPSADSHIKSVVSSWPQIKLIDVPEVELPPQEVLMKSVEHYILVFMESLKPHVKNTIQKMSSYDDSDSNPVIGLVLDYFCLPMVDVAKELGVPSYMFMTSNVGFTALNVALLERKIDDPFTDSDTDLLIPGISSPVPSNVLPSAAFNRDGYAAYYKLAQKFKDTKGIIVNSFYEVEKHAIDALSDVKTTPIYAVGPLIDIKGHPNPKLDQMQHDKILKWLDEQPDSSVVFLCFGSMGSFGPSQTREIATALQHSGIRFLWAMRLPPNSDNTDRTLPEGFLEWMEGRGMICGWAPQVEVLAHKAIGGFVSHCGWNSILESLWFGVPTLTWPIYAEQQLNAFRMVKEFGLAVELRLDYRTGSVVMADEIENGLKKLMDRDNVVHKKVQEMKNMARKAVLKGGSSFTSLGELINNMKGSM comes from the coding sequence ATGATTATAAAAGCTAAGGTGAAACATAAGCAGAAGAAATCATCTCCCACCACACAGAGAATTGAGATCATGGAGACCAATAGAGCAGAGTTGATCTTCATTCCCACTCCAGGATTTGGCCATTTAGTTTCAGCTCTTGAACTTGCAAAGATCTTAATCAACTATGACAATGACCTCTCTATCACAATCCTCTACATCAAGTTCCCATTCGCTCCCTCTGCAGATTCACACATCAAATCCGTTGTATCCTCATGGCCTCAGATCAAACTCATTGATGTCCCCGAAGTAGAGCTGCCACCGCAGGAGGTTCTAATGAAATCCGTAGAACACTACATCTTAGTCTTCATGGAGAGCCTCAAACCCCATGTGAAGAACACTATACAAAAGATGTCATCTTATGATGACTCTGATTCAAACCCTGTTATTGGGTTGGTCTTGGATTACTTCTGTTTGCCCATGGTTGATGTGGCAAAAGAACTTGGTGTCCCTTCTTACATGTTCATGACATCAAATGTTGGGTTTACTGCTCTCAATGTTGCTCTCCTCGAACGCAAAATCGATGATCCGTTCACCGATTCTGATACTGATTTGTTGATTCCAGGTATATCTAGTCCAGTTCCTTCAAATGTTTTACCTAGTGCTGCATTTAATAGAGATGGATATGCTGCATATTATAAGCTTGCTCAGAAGTTCAAAGACACCAAAGGGATCATTGTTAATTCTTTTTATGAGGTAGAGAAGCATGCTATTGACGCGCTGTCTGATGTAAAAACAACTCCTATCTATGCTGTTGGTCCTTTGATTGATATCAAAGGTCATCCGAATCCGAAGTTAGACCAAATGCAGCATGACAAGATATTGAAATGGCTTGATGAGCAGCCAGATTCTTCTGTTGTGTTTCTATGTTTTGGGAGCATGGGAAGCTTTGGTCCCTCTCAAACAAGAGAAATAGCAACGGCGCTTCAGCACAGTGGAATTAGGTTCTTGTGGGCTATGCGCTTGCCACCAAACTCGGACAATACAGATAGAACCTTACCAGAAGGGTTTCTGGAATGGATGGAAGGCAGAGGAATGATATGTGGTTGGGCACCACAGGtggaggttcttgctcataaggCCATTGGTGGCTTTGTGTCGCATTGCGGGTGGAACTCTATTTTGGAGAGCTTGTGGTTTGGGGTGCCGACATTGACATGGCCTATCTATGCGGAACAACAGTTGAATGCTTTTCGGATGGTTAAAGAATTTGGGTTAGCAGTGGAGCTGAGACTGGATTATAGGACTGGTAGTGTTGTAATGGCAGATGAGATAGAAAATGGGTTGAAAAAATTGATGGACAGAGATAATGTGGTGCATAAGAAGGTGCAAGAGATGAAAAATATGGCTAGAAAAGCTGTCCTGAAAGGTGGGTCTTCTTTCACATCTCTGGGAGAACTTATTAATAATATGAAAGGCAGCATGTAA